The following coding sequences are from one Leptospira mayottensis 200901116 window:
- a CDS encoding GlmU family protein, with protein MPKVQRILIDEREIPAGLRSLTRIRSFSEIRNGILNTVQRTKELHPDAKIFYVHSNPTFQQAFLERNPKLFPYDEKDVDLILSPESCLPWNLIDGTAKNIEDDLELGKEVQKWIRKLKVKSNHFHVVGKSKHLHVHSSAVIYPGVVFDTTSGPVIVDKDVKITSFSFIEGPVYIGPNSQIDNARITGATSVGATCRIGGEVGTCLIGDFTNKHHEGFLGHSILGSWVNIGALATTSDLKNNYGVVKIREENDECITGSIKFGSVISDYCKIAIGVMLNTGTVVDFGSNVVSSRIGGYVSPFTWAESGQSYILDLFLRDARKIMARRNRELTLSETELIRILYESKVKK; from the coding sequence ATGCCGAAGGTTCAGAGAATTCTCATCGATGAAAGAGAGATTCCTGCAGGTTTACGTTCTCTGACGCGCATTCGATCTTTTTCGGAGATTCGCAATGGAATTTTGAATACGGTTCAAAGAACGAAAGAACTTCATCCAGACGCAAAGATTTTCTATGTGCATTCGAATCCTACCTTTCAACAGGCTTTTTTAGAAAGAAATCCGAAACTTTTTCCTTATGATGAAAAGGACGTGGACTTGATTTTATCGCCTGAGTCTTGTTTACCGTGGAATTTAATCGACGGAACCGCAAAAAATATAGAAGACGATCTCGAACTCGGTAAAGAAGTTCAGAAATGGATTCGAAAACTCAAAGTAAAATCGAATCACTTTCACGTTGTCGGAAAATCCAAACATCTTCATGTGCACTCGTCCGCTGTCATATATCCTGGAGTTGTATTTGATACGACATCGGGCCCTGTGATCGTGGATAAGGATGTAAAGATCACTTCCTTTTCCTTTATCGAGGGGCCTGTTTATATCGGACCGAATTCTCAAATCGATAATGCAAGGATTACCGGAGCAACGAGCGTCGGAGCTACTTGTAGAATTGGTGGAGAAGTGGGAACTTGTTTGATCGGAGATTTTACAAACAAACACCACGAAGGATTTTTAGGACATTCCATTCTTGGAAGTTGGGTCAATATAGGTGCACTTGCGACCACATCCGATTTAAAAAACAATTACGGTGTCGTAAAAATTCGGGAAGAGAACGACGAATGTATCACCGGTTCCATCAAGTTCGGTTCCGTGATTTCGGACTATTGTAAGATCGCGATCGGAGTGATGTTGAATACGGGAACCGTAGTTGATTTCGGATCGAACGTCGTATCTTCTCGAATCGGCGGATATGTTTCTCCGTTTACTTGGGCGGAATCGGGGCAATCTTATATTCTCGATCTATTTTTGAGAGATGCTCGAAAAATTATGGCGAGAAGAAACAGAGAGCTCACGTTATCCGAAACAGAGTTGATTCGTATTTTATACGAATCTAAAGTAAAAAAATAA
- a CDS encoding amidohydrolase family protein: MEYELVNACIVTKDRWIPNGSVVVKDGFITSVNAGGPPPGKRIRLNLNGLYIYPGLFNAHEHLLSTYLPRVAPSKPYLNWLPWDNDLKSSIVFSERQQLDPEQLYFLGSYKNLISGVTSVQDHIPHFVQDPFVEKMPVRILNQYALSHSICTYSLNWGDGPKEEYAKALKQNIPYVTRIAEGFDSESRDSLKNLHKLGCLGEHTVLVHGIVLSESDIQLISEKKAHLVWCPEANQFLYERTVDIRDLLKHGVNVSLGTDSSICGSLNLLEEISTARKFYQTEYGEDLSTKTLFEMVTCNPAKAFRVEKQLGSIEAGKIADVVVLTRNIEDPYTNLCESDLSSVRLVLRDGVPVYGDVNLESFFEESGVTVERVRVNNIERYLVASPEKLLESIAISLGYKKDLAFFPVQKEFDNFG; encoded by the coding sequence ATGGAATACGAACTCGTAAACGCCTGCATTGTAACCAAGGACCGATGGATTCCAAACGGAAGTGTTGTAGTTAAAGATGGTTTCATCACATCCGTAAATGCAGGTGGCCCTCCTCCTGGAAAAAGAATTCGCTTAAATCTCAACGGGCTCTATATCTATCCCGGACTGTTCAATGCACATGAGCATCTCTTAAGCACATACCTTCCAAGAGTGGCTCCGAGTAAACCATACTTAAACTGGCTACCTTGGGACAACGATCTCAAATCTTCGATTGTATTTTCCGAAAGACAACAACTTGACCCAGAGCAACTCTACTTTCTCGGCTCTTATAAAAATCTAATTTCCGGCGTTACTTCCGTTCAGGACCATATTCCTCATTTTGTGCAGGATCCATTTGTGGAAAAGATGCCGGTTAGGATTCTCAATCAATACGCATTGTCACACAGTATTTGCACTTACTCTCTAAACTGGGGGGACGGCCCCAAGGAAGAATATGCAAAAGCTCTAAAACAGAATATTCCCTACGTTACTCGCATCGCGGAAGGATTCGATTCCGAATCAAGGGATTCTCTCAAAAACCTACACAAGTTGGGATGTCTCGGAGAACATACCGTCTTAGTACATGGAATTGTGTTGTCCGAGTCGGATATACAATTGATCTCCGAAAAAAAAGCGCATTTAGTTTGGTGCCCGGAAGCGAACCAATTTTTGTACGAAAGAACCGTGGATATACGCGACCTCTTAAAGCACGGAGTCAACGTCAGTCTCGGAACTGACTCAAGTATTTGTGGTTCGCTCAACCTCTTGGAAGAAATAAGTACTGCACGAAAATTTTATCAGACTGAATACGGAGAGGATCTTTCCACCAAAACGCTCTTCGAAATGGTTACCTGTAATCCTGCAAAGGCGTTTCGAGTCGAAAAACAACTCGGAAGTATTGAGGCAGGAAAAATCGCAGATGTAGTCGTCCTAACCCGAAATATCGAAGATCCGTATACCAATCTCTGCGAATCCGATCTGAGTAGTGTCCGTCTTGTTCTACGGGACGGTGTTCCCGTCTATGGAGATGTAAATTTAGAATCTTTTTTCGAAGAATCAGGAGTGACTGTGGAAAGAGTTCGTGTAAATAATATCGAAAGATATTTAGTTGCATCTCCCGAAAAGCTTTTGGAATCCATTGCCATTTCTCTTGGTTATAAAAAGGATTTGGCTTTTTTCCCCGTACAAAAAGAATTTGATAACTTTGGGTAG
- a CDS encoding P-II family nitrogen regulator: MKLIVAIIQPHKLEEVKAELTKNEIYRLTVSDVQGYGQQKGKTEVFRGHEYQVNLLRKVRLEIAVNDEFVKPTVDAILKAAKTGDGKIGDGKIFITPLEDVIRIRTGERGSSAI; the protein is encoded by the coding sequence ATGAAATTAATCGTTGCTATCATTCAGCCTCATAAATTGGAAGAGGTAAAAGCGGAATTAACGAAGAATGAAATTTACAGACTTACCGTGAGTGATGTTCAGGGATATGGCCAACAAAAAGGAAAAACCGAAGTTTTTCGAGGCCACGAATATCAAGTGAATCTTCTAAGAAAAGTTCGTCTTGAAATTGCTGTTAACGACGAATTTGTAAAGCCTACTGTGGACGCTATTCTAAAGGCAGCAAAAACCGGAGACGGAAAGATCGGAGATGGAAAGATTTTTATTACTCCTCTTGAGGATGTGATTCGGATCAGAACTGGAGAACGAGGAAGTTCCGCGATCTGA
- a CDS encoding ammonium transporter: protein MNWTKRLILLLLLLLPFVVFGQEATVAPPPAVPDKGDTVWMIVASALVFFMIPGLALFYGGLVRSKNVLSTMMHSFVAILVLTLQWTVFGYSFAFSGTNPYFGNFDLAFLNGIDEKTLELTIPKYVHFLFQGMFALITPALISGAIAERVKFGGYIVFIFLWSTLVYDPVAHWVWAADGWLFKMSALDFAGGTVVHLISGIAGLAAAIVLGKRKGEGSLIAPNNLTYTLIGAGLLWFGWFGFNAGSGLAVNGIAARAFLVTLIAPAAAGVAWLVIEYLHTKKATALGAASGIVAGLVVITPASGFVGVQGAIIMGFLVSPVCYGAILLKGKFGYDDSLDAFGIHGVGGALGAILTGVFTLTLGAGVISRGDQILVQIISVIATGAYSFIVSVILVFLIDKTIGFRISEEKEITGLDSEIHGEKGYIL, encoded by the coding sequence ATGAATTGGACTAAAAGATTAATCTTATTGCTTCTTCTACTTCTTCCATTTGTCGTATTTGGACAAGAAGCGACTGTAGCTCCGCCCCCCGCCGTACCGGATAAAGGAGATACAGTCTGGATGATCGTTGCATCGGCTCTCGTGTTTTTTATGATTCCTGGATTAGCGTTATTTTATGGCGGTCTTGTAAGATCTAAAAACGTTCTTTCGACTATGATGCATAGTTTTGTGGCGATCTTAGTTTTAACTCTACAATGGACAGTTTTTGGGTATAGTTTTGCGTTTTCGGGAACTAATCCTTATTTTGGAAATTTTGATCTCGCTTTCTTGAATGGAATTGATGAAAAAACGTTGGAATTGACGATTCCCAAATATGTTCACTTCCTTTTTCAAGGAATGTTTGCATTGATCACACCTGCTCTGATTTCGGGAGCAATTGCTGAAAGGGTAAAATTCGGCGGTTATATAGTTTTTATTTTTCTTTGGTCCACTCTTGTTTATGATCCGGTTGCACACTGGGTTTGGGCGGCGGATGGTTGGCTCTTTAAAATGAGTGCTTTGGATTTTGCGGGAGGAACCGTAGTACACTTGATTTCCGGGATTGCAGGTCTTGCTGCTGCGATTGTTCTTGGAAAAAGAAAAGGAGAAGGTTCTCTGATCGCTCCTAATAATCTTACTTACACTTTAATTGGCGCCGGTTTACTTTGGTTCGGTTGGTTCGGTTTTAACGCCGGCTCCGGTCTTGCAGTAAACGGAATCGCGGCAAGAGCATTCTTAGTTACATTGATTGCTCCTGCGGCTGCCGGTGTCGCGTGGCTTGTAATCGAATACCTTCATACAAAAAAAGCTACCGCTCTTGGAGCCGCCTCCGGTATCGTTGCAGGTTTAGTTGTGATTACTCCTGCATCCGGATTCGTTGGCGTTCAAGGTGCCATTATCATGGGTTTTCTCGTAAGCCCTGTGTGCTACGGTGCGATTCTTTTGAAAGGAAAATTCGGATACGATGATAGTTTGGATGCTTTTGGAATTCACGGAGTGGGTGGTGCGTTAGGCGCTATTCTTACCGGAGTTTTTACTCTCACTCTTGGCGCAGGCGTTATAAGCAGAGGAGATCAGATTCTGGTTCAGATAATCAGTGTCATCGCAACTGGAGCGTATTCTTTTATAGTGTCTGTGATTCTTGTATTTCTGATCGATAAAACGATTGGATTCCGTATTTCGGAAGAAAAAGAAATTACCGGTTTGGATTCGGAGATCCACGGTGAAAAAGGTTATATTCTTTAA
- a CDS encoding carboxyl transferase domain-containing protein gives MEIIESKIRTSSSEYKENFEDLKQKVGSLRKLIRKIELGGGEKAIERHKERGKLTARERISSLIDPETSFLEFSPLAAEGVYPDGVPAAGILTGIGRICGIDCVIVANDATVKGGTYYPLTVKKHIRAQEIALQNSLPCIYLVDSGGAFLPMQDEVFPDKDHFGKIFYNQANLSALKIPQISVVMGSCTAGGAYIPAMSDESVIVKGNGTIFLGGPPLVKAATGEIVTPEELGGALVHSTISGVTDHYAEDDAHAIEITRNIVSTLHHAGNVDVKGISWEEPLYPSEEIYGIIQKDIRKSYDVREIVARIVDGSRFQEFKKYYGTTLVTGFAKIYGKMVGIIANNGVLFSESALKASHFIELCNQRGISLLFLQNITGFMVGKKYENSGIAKDGAKMVNAVSTSVVPKYSVVIGGSYGAGNYGMCGRAFNPRFLWMWPNSRISVMGGEQAANVLLTVKMEQLEREGKKLSEAEQFAFRKPILDDYESRSSCIYSSARLWDDGVIDPAKTRDILGIALYADHSKMPEYPRYGIFRM, from the coding sequence ATGGAAATCATAGAATCCAAAATACGCACGTCCTCGTCGGAATATAAAGAGAATTTTGAAGATCTAAAACAGAAGGTGGGATCTTTACGCAAACTAATTCGTAAAATCGAGTTAGGCGGTGGTGAAAAAGCAATCGAACGTCACAAAGAAAGAGGCAAACTTACCGCAAGAGAAAGGATTTCTTCCTTGATTGATCCGGAAACCTCCTTTTTGGAATTTTCTCCTCTGGCCGCGGAGGGTGTTTATCCTGATGGTGTTCCCGCAGCGGGAATTTTGACCGGTATCGGAAGGATTTGCGGAATCGATTGTGTAATCGTCGCGAACGATGCGACTGTAAAAGGTGGAACGTATTATCCTCTGACTGTAAAAAAACATATCCGAGCACAGGAGATCGCTCTTCAAAATTCTCTTCCTTGTATTTATCTCGTAGATTCTGGAGGAGCCTTTCTTCCGATGCAGGACGAAGTGTTCCCCGATAAGGATCATTTCGGGAAAATTTTTTATAACCAGGCAAATTTGTCTGCTCTTAAGATTCCGCAGATTTCCGTGGTCATGGGAAGTTGTACGGCGGGAGGGGCTTATATTCCTGCGATGTCCGACGAATCCGTTATCGTAAAAGGGAACGGAACGATTTTCTTAGGCGGCCCTCCGCTTGTAAAAGCAGCGACCGGGGAAATCGTTACGCCGGAAGAATTGGGTGGCGCCTTGGTTCACAGTACGATTTCCGGAGTGACGGATCACTATGCGGAAGATGACGCGCACGCGATTGAGATCACAAGGAACATCGTTTCTACTTTGCATCATGCGGGGAACGTTGATGTAAAAGGAATCAGTTGGGAAGAACCCTTATATCCTTCCGAAGAAATTTACGGAATCATACAAAAGGACATTCGTAAATCGTACGACGTTCGAGAGATCGTTGCGAGAATCGTGGATGGATCTCGTTTTCAAGAATTCAAAAAATATTATGGAACTACTCTCGTGACCGGCTTTGCAAAAATTTATGGAAAGATGGTTGGAATTATCGCAAACAACGGGGTGTTATTTTCGGAAAGTGCGCTTAAAGCTTCGCATTTCATTGAGCTTTGTAATCAAAGAGGGATTTCTCTTTTGTTTCTTCAGAACATCACCGGATTTATGGTCGGTAAAAAATACGAAAATTCCGGAATTGCAAAAGACGGTGCCAAAATGGTGAATGCGGTTTCAACTTCCGTTGTACCTAAATATTCGGTAGTAATCGGAGGTTCTTACGGGGCAGGAAATTATGGAATGTGCGGAAGGGCTTTTAATCCAAGATTTTTATGGATGTGGCCGAATTCAAGAATTTCTGTAATGGGTGGAGAGCAGGCAGCAAATGTCCTTTTAACGGTAAAGATGGAGCAACTGGAAAGAGAAGGCAAAAAACTTTCTGAAGCCGAGCAGTTTGCATTTCGTAAACCAATCTTGGACGATTACGAAAGTAGATCTTCTTGCATCTATTCTTCTGCGAGGCTTTGGGATGATGGGGTAATCGATCCCGCCAAAACGAGAGATATTTTAGGAATCGCTCTTTATGCGGACCATTCTAAAATGCCGGAATATCCTCGTTATGGAATTTTCAGAATGTAG
- a CDS encoding Crp/Fnr family transcriptional regulator: MDMMLETMFSKFGQTYEPNQIIFCENEPGNNFYLIQSGKVKIVKTVPNPTKKEDYLIKTLDILEQGDIFGEMAILEEQPRSATAIAISEVKVLNFNRTNFELLMTKNPMLAMKILTIFSIRINDAKRRLLILLMDDIQGKVADVFLMLYEKMHAHSDFKEIVLNVSQHDVAEWCAQPVGEVQKVLNTLSKSGKIELYEDKIVIHNIADFQRIVSQKRKPNS, encoded by the coding sequence ATGGATATGATGCTCGAAACTATGTTTTCCAAATTTGGTCAGACGTACGAGCCGAATCAGATAATCTTTTGCGAAAACGAGCCCGGAAATAATTTTTATCTGATCCAGTCCGGAAAAGTGAAGATCGTAAAAACGGTTCCGAATCCTACTAAAAAAGAAGATTATTTGATCAAAACTCTCGATATCCTCGAACAAGGGGACATTTTCGGAGAGATGGCGATCTTGGAAGAACAACCTAGATCCGCTACTGCGATCGCAATCTCGGAAGTAAAAGTATTAAACTTCAACCGCACAAACTTTGAACTCTTAATGACTAAAAATCCAATGTTGGCGATGAAAATTCTTACGATCTTTTCGATCCGAATCAATGACGCTAAAAGAAGACTTTTGATTCTTCTGATGGACGACATTCAAGGAAAGGTCGCCGACGTATTCCTAATGCTCTATGAAAAAATGCACGCGCACAGTGATTTCAAAGAAATTGTTTTGAATGTCTCTCAACATGATGTGGCGGAATGGTGCGCCCAACCGGTAGGCGAAGTGCAAAAGGTCCTAAATACTCTTTCCAAAAGTGGTAAAATTGAACTCTACGAAGACAAAATTGTTATACACAACATCGCCGACTTCCAGAGAATAGTCTCACAAAAACGGAAACCAAATTCTTAA
- a CDS encoding tetratricopeptide repeat protein, protein MAGPIIRNYKGGSIIYFERDKAEDIYVLRNGRVILTFPAVDTGQEVKEDVRIGEFFGVKSALGKYPREETAQVIGSATVLVFKPNEFEQFVAEKTHLILKMMKVFSSQLRQVHKKLKEILGQSDTRNPAFELMNVAEVFYKNNNFPHAIYAFEKYLQHYPGTTYTGRATELLELAKRSSPYPLNMPPLVFEGSTSKITPETLQNIMKPAVEKSSLTTAGVDNSITSLYNRAHTLVNVEKHGEAMVIYKDLLNRTDFKFDSEKKLVENSLFQLGVCLLKQNDLDSANSSFSTYIKKYPSGESIKESLFHLAEISELQGDRQRARMLYGKVALLPPEKDSLSQKSRLKAKEMGI, encoded by the coding sequence TTGGCTGGTCCGATTATCAGAAATTATAAAGGCGGATCCATCATCTATTTTGAGAGGGACAAAGCTGAGGATATCTACGTCCTGAGAAACGGACGAGTGATATTAACCTTCCCCGCGGTGGACACAGGACAAGAAGTCAAAGAAGATGTCCGAATCGGAGAATTTTTCGGAGTAAAATCCGCACTCGGAAAATATCCGAGAGAAGAAACCGCTCAAGTAATTGGAAGCGCCACCGTTCTCGTTTTCAAACCGAACGAATTCGAACAATTTGTCGCTGAAAAAACTCATCTCATTCTCAAGATGATGAAAGTTTTTTCCAGCCAACTCCGGCAGGTTCATAAAAAACTCAAAGAGATTTTAGGCCAATCCGATACGCGTAATCCCGCGTTCGAATTAATGAACGTAGCTGAAGTTTTTTACAAAAACAATAATTTTCCGCACGCAATATACGCTTTTGAGAAATACCTACAACATTATCCGGGAACGACGTACACTGGTCGAGCTACGGAACTTTTAGAACTTGCAAAGAGAAGTAGTCCTTATCCCCTGAATATGCCACCCTTAGTCTTTGAAGGAAGTACAAGCAAAATAACGCCAGAGACTCTTCAAAATATCATGAAACCTGCTGTGGAAAAATCGTCGCTTACCACCGCAGGTGTAGACAACTCAATCACTTCTCTTTACAACAGGGCCCACACCCTCGTAAATGTTGAAAAACACGGAGAAGCGATGGTGATCTACAAAGATCTTCTTAACAGGACCGATTTTAAGTTCGATTCAGAGAAGAAGTTAGTGGAAAATTCTCTCTTCCAGCTCGGAGTTTGTCTATTAAAACAAAACGACTTGGACAGCGCAAATTCCTCCTTTTCGACCTATATCAAAAAATATCCATCGGGAGAATCGATCAAAGAATCTCTTTTTCATCTCGCGGAGATTTCCGAGCTTCAGGGAGATCGTCAAAGAGCGAGAATGTTATACGGTAAAGTCGCGCTTCTACCTCCCGAAAAAGACAGTCTCTCCCAAAAATCCAGATTAAAAGCTAAGGAGATGGGAATCTGA
- the prmC gene encoding peptide chain release factor N(5)-glutamine methyltransferase, giving the protein MQHPDSILTLLKKSEEFLKKKEIPSARLDAEILLADLLNLQRVKLYVNFERLLTETEKNAYRERIVDRSKNKPTAYITGQKAFYNSVFFVNEKVLIPRPETEELVEKVLLDFKGNNDEQNVLDLCTGSGCIGISLKSARKDWNITLSDISKDALEIAEKNAIQIIGEENNIQFLESDLFFSIPKESKFDLIVTNPPYISISDKTEMMKDVIDYEPHLALFLEDPKEFLFKLIEDARLHLNEDGKFYMETHPSLAWTFVSEPITNGWKEGKVEKDLSGKDRFVVLTK; this is encoded by the coding sequence ATGCAACATCCAGATTCAATTCTCACTCTTTTGAAAAAATCAGAGGAATTCTTGAAAAAGAAAGAAATTCCGAGCGCACGATTGGATGCGGAAATCCTTTTAGCTGACCTTCTCAACCTCCAAAGAGTAAAATTATACGTGAACTTTGAAAGGCTCCTAACAGAAACGGAAAAAAATGCTTACAGAGAAAGGATCGTAGACCGTTCCAAAAACAAACCTACAGCTTATATTACGGGTCAAAAGGCTTTTTACAATTCTGTGTTTTTCGTAAACGAGAAAGTCCTCATACCGAGACCCGAAACTGAAGAACTCGTGGAAAAGGTTTTACTCGATTTTAAAGGGAACAATGATGAACAAAACGTATTGGATCTTTGTACGGGAAGCGGCTGTATCGGAATCAGCTTAAAATCAGCGCGGAAGGATTGGAATATTACGTTAAGTGACATTTCAAAAGACGCTCTTGAAATTGCAGAAAAAAATGCGATCCAAATTATCGGAGAAGAAAATAATATTCAATTTTTGGAAAGTGATTTATTTTTTTCGATTCCAAAAGAATCCAAATTCGATTTGATCGTCACAAATCCCCCCTATATTTCCATTTCGGATAAAACAGAAATGATGAAGGACGTGATCGACTACGAACCCCATCTCGCACTATTTTTGGAAGATCCAAAAGAATTCTTATTCAAACTGATCGAAGACGCTCGACTTCATCTGAACGAAGACGGAAAGTTTTATATGGAAACTCATCCTTCTTTGGCTTGGACTTTTGTTTCCGAACCGATAACAAATGGCTGGAAAGAAGGAAAAGTAGAAAAGGACCTTTCTGGAAAAGATCGATTTGTAGTTTTGACAAAATAG
- the glmS gene encoding glutamine--fructose-6-phosphate transaminase (isomerizing) produces MCGIVGYAGKKNAESVLVVGLICLEYRGYDSAGIAVLDQGDILVRKAKGKIKDLEAYLREFPAPGNVGIGHTRWATHGEPNQINAHPHTDSNSTVAVVHNGIIENYLELKSELKKKGHVFQSLTDTEVLPHLLEESKKNGKSNKDAFLELFGKVHGKWAVSTVFETEPDRVYFAQDGAPLLIGKGKREYFLASDISPLTRNCEEVYYVNSGEWGFFSQDEFKLFDFSGKELTPVFKKQELRWEDLDKGGYPHYMIKEIYEQAGIFRKIIQERILDNGEIVFPEIKLNKDVLSRVNRIIIQAAGTSYYAGMIGKHYLENFAKIQTDTEASSEFRYRNPVVEGDTLIMGISQSGETADTLASIHEAKAKFIKVVSLVNNVNSTIARESDSYIRTDAGPEIGVASTKAFTAQVLNLLLFSIYMANLKWLISDEERKILIEEIKLLPAKIDRILAQANKIEQMSSHFTTAKDFIFLGRTYNHPIALEGALKLKEISYIHASGYAGGEFKHGPIALITSEVPVVCIAPKSEIYTKMVSNIQEIKARKGIIISIVTEGDQEAKSLSDYSFEIPECSEILSPILNVIPLQLLAYYSAIARGCPPDQPRNLAKSVTVE; encoded by the coding sequence ATGTGTGGAATCGTCGGTTATGCCGGTAAAAAGAATGCAGAATCAGTACTGGTAGTAGGTCTAATCTGTCTCGAATATAGAGGTTACGATTCGGCCGGGATTGCGGTTTTGGATCAGGGCGATATTCTGGTTCGAAAGGCGAAAGGGAAGATCAAAGACTTGGAAGCTTACTTGCGCGAATTTCCTGCACCTGGAAACGTTGGGATTGGGCACACTCGTTGGGCGACTCATGGAGAGCCGAATCAGATCAACGCCCATCCACACACAGATTCCAACTCGACCGTTGCAGTTGTGCATAACGGAATCATCGAAAATTATCTCGAACTCAAAAGTGAGTTAAAGAAGAAAGGGCATGTATTTCAAAGTTTAACCGATACGGAAGTTCTTCCTCATTTGCTCGAAGAAAGTAAAAAGAACGGCAAGTCCAACAAGGACGCATTTTTAGAACTTTTCGGAAAGGTCCACGGAAAGTGGGCGGTTTCCACCGTATTTGAAACTGAACCCGATCGTGTTTACTTCGCCCAAGACGGGGCCCCCCTTTTAATCGGAAAAGGGAAGAGGGAATACTTTTTGGCCTCTGATATTTCTCCCCTTACCAGAAACTGCGAAGAAGTGTATTACGTGAACTCCGGAGAATGGGGTTTCTTTTCTCAAGACGAATTCAAATTATTCGATTTTTCAGGAAAAGAGCTCACTCCCGTATTCAAAAAGCAGGAACTCCGCTGGGAAGATCTGGACAAGGGCGGTTATCCTCACTACATGATCAAGGAGATTTATGAACAAGCAGGAATCTTCCGTAAAATTATCCAAGAAAGAATATTAGACAACGGTGAAATTGTTTTTCCGGAAATCAAACTAAATAAGGACGTACTTTCCAGAGTCAATAGAATCATCATCCAAGCGGCAGGAACCAGTTATTATGCTGGAATGATCGGCAAACATTATCTTGAAAATTTTGCAAAGATTCAAACCGATACGGAGGCTTCTTCGGAGTTCCGTTATAGGAATCCGGTCGTAGAGGGAGATACTCTCATTATGGGAATCTCTCAATCCGGTGAAACCGCGGATACGTTAGCTTCCATTCATGAAGCAAAGGCTAAGTTCATCAAAGTGGTCTCTCTCGTGAACAACGTAAATTCCACGATTGCAAGGGAATCGGATTCCTATATCCGAACCGACGCCGGTCCCGAAATCGGAGTTGCTAGTACGAAAGCATTTACAGCTCAGGTTTTAAATCTTCTTTTATTTTCAATTTATATGGCCAATCTCAAGTGGCTTATCAGCGACGAAGAGAGAAAAATTCTCATCGAAGAAATCAAATTACTTCCTGCCAAGATAGATCGGATTCTCGCGCAGGCGAATAAGATCGAACAGATGTCTTCTCATTTTACGACCGCAAAGGATTTTATATTTTTAGGAAGAACTTATAATCATCCTATTGCACTTGAAGGTGCGTTGAAGTTAAAGGAAATTTCTTATATTCACGCATCCGGTTACGCAGGCGGAGAATTCAAACACGGGCCGATCGCGCTCATTACTAGCGAAGTTCCGGTAGTTTGTATCGCTCCCAAGTCAGAAATTTATACGAAAATGGTTTCCAACATTCAAGAAATCAAAGCGAGAAAAGGAATCATCATCTCAATTGTGACCGAAGGAGATCAAGAAGCGAAATCTCTTTCGGATTATTCTTTTGAAATTCCGGAATGTTCCGAGATCTTAAGTCCGATCTTGAATGTGATTCCTTTGCAATTACTCGCATACTATTCTGCGATCGCTCGGGGTTGTCCTCCGGACCAGCCCAGAAACCTGGCTAAGTCCGTAACCGTAGAGTAA
- a CDS encoding LIC_10271 family cell wall hydrolase: MKAVVFQRFGILTFFLILSRIFAAGSQNVSLYTVQKGDTYYSLGKKFKVDYHKIMEWNGKKDTNSLHPGEILKIQKPTALENEKLASKNTKSIFKKEKVVESSQQPILKFPLKNRPPIQNHFTKLSFAPHKGVLFKSSRHNKVRPASPGKVLVVDEMEGYKKYVIIEHKNGYSTVYANLKTVSVNEGETVNSSKVLGSLESGKGLYFQLNHGSSAIDPSLQIR, translated from the coding sequence TTGAAAGCAGTGGTCTTTCAGCGCTTTGGAATTCTGACGTTTTTTTTAATCCTTTCTCGGATCTTTGCGGCAGGATCGCAAAATGTTTCCCTTTACACCGTCCAAAAGGGAGATACATATTATTCTTTAGGAAAAAAATTCAAAGTCGATTATCATAAGATTATGGAATGGAACGGAAAAAAGGACACGAATTCATTACACCCCGGAGAAATCTTAAAAATTCAAAAACCGACAGCACTAGAAAACGAAAAACTCGCTTCTAAAAATACAAAATCGATTTTTAAAAAGGAAAAAGTCGTCGAATCCTCACAACAACCCATTCTTAAATTCCCTTTGAAAAACCGTCCTCCTATACAAAATCATTTTACAAAACTCAGTTTTGCTCCCCACAAAGGAGTTTTATTCAAATCCTCCAGACACAATAAGGTTCGTCCGGCTTCTCCCGGAAAAGTATTGGTCGTGGATGAGATGGAAGGATACAAAAAATACGTGATCATAGAACATAAGAATGGCTATTCTACGGTGTATGCGAATTTAAAAACCGTATCCGTAAACGAAGGGGAAACTGTAAATTCCTCTAAGGTATTAGGCTCTTTGGAATCCGGAAAAGGGCTTTACTTTCAGCTCAATCACGGTAGCTCCGCGATCGATCCAAGCTTACAAATCCGCTAG